A stretch of Motacilla alba alba isolate MOTALB_02 chromosome 18, Motacilla_alba_V1.0_pri, whole genome shotgun sequence DNA encodes these proteins:
- the MRPL27 gene encoding 39S ribosomal protein L27, mitochondrial, with protein MAALGRLFLTTHHTSLVAVRWASKKSGGSSKNLGGRSPGKRYGFKKVEGAFVHAGNILATQRLIRWHPGAHVGMGRNKTLYALEDGIVRYTKEVYVPPPRSSESRDVICQLPKGAILYKTFISVVPTTEVGSFKLVTML; from the exons TTCTAACCACTCACCATACAAGCCTGGTTGCTGTCCGATGGGCTTCTAAGAAAAGTGGGGGCAGCTCGAAAAACCTAGGTGGCCGCAGCCCGGGGAAACGCTATGGGTTCAAAAAAGTCGAAG GTGCATTTGTCCACGCAGGAAACATTTTGGCTACGCAGCGGTTGATCCGCTGGCATCCCGGCGCTCAC GTGGGGATGGGCCGTAACAAGACACTCTATGCCCTGGAGGATGGGATTGTGAGATACACCAAAGAGGTCTATGTGCCCCCACCCCGCAGCAGTGAGAGCAGGGATGTGATCTGCCAGCTGCCCAAAGGAGCAATCCTTTATAAAACTTTTATCAGTGTTGTCCCTACCACAGAGGTAGGAAGCTTCAAACTCGTCACCATGCTGTGA